The following coding sequences lie in one Cannabis sativa cultivar Pink pepper isolate KNU-18-1 chromosome 5, ASM2916894v1, whole genome shotgun sequence genomic window:
- the LOC133037801 gene encoding uncharacterized protein LOC133037801 → MVCWKRVTNSDLKKALEIPRCAAVYIIRTDMLINNQMHFVVGEETYNIDVRERKAGIDDLRYSVRKLEFRRVIDGRRLQVGDTLYFAEIPVDVHHPQNGGLRISATRTRRGAVHNLW, encoded by the exons ATGGTTTGCTGGAAGAGAGTCACAAATTCAGACTTGAAGAAAGCACTTGAGATTCCTCGGTGTGCTGCCGTATACATAATTAGAACAGACATGCTGATTAACAATCAAATGCATTTCGTGGTGGGAGAAGAAACTTACAACATTGATGTGAGGGAACGTAAAGCTGGTATCGACGATCTGAGATATTCTGTTAGGAAGCTGGAGTTTAGAAGGGTCATTGATGGACGCAGGCTCCAAGTTGGAGACACTCTCTATTTCGCAGAGATTCCTGTTGATGTCCATCATCCT CAGAATGGAGGCCTTCGGATCTCGGCCACAAGGACAAGACGCGGCGCTGTGCACAACTTATGGTGA